A genomic segment from Dasania marina DSM 21967 encodes:
- a CDS encoding methylamine dehydrogenase light chain, which yields MKFLDRFFEKSARSVAQRSSRRGLLKTLGTGLVGAASIPLLPVARASDGAPKQPVDEGDPTSCDYWRYCAVDGFLCECCGGTYNTCPPGTEMSPITWIGTCRNPVDGRNYVISYNDCCGTTQCGSCLCQRDEGDRPLYRSDKSNDINWCLGSSSSVYHCSTAVVVGVAFEQ from the coding sequence ATGAAATTTCTTGATCGTTTTTTTGAAAAGTCTGCACGCAGTGTTGCTCAGAGGAGCTCTAGAAGAGGCTTGTTGAAGACGCTTGGTACCGGTTTGGTTGGTGCAGCATCGATTCCTCTATTGCCAGTAGCACGGGCTTCAGATGGTGCTCCGAAACAACCAGTGGATGAGGGTGATCCAACCAGTTGTGACTATTGGCGTTATTGTGCAGTCGATGGTTTTTTGTGTGAATGTTGCGGTGGGACTTATAATACCTGCCCTCCGGGCACAGAGATGTCACCCATTACTTGGATTGGCACGTGTCGCAACCCGGTAGATGGCCGTAATTATGTCATTTCCTACAATGATTGTTGTGGTACAACACAGTGTGGTAGCTGCCTGTGTCAACGAGATGAAGGGGATAGGCCGCTGTATCGATCGGACAAGTCTAACGACATTAATTGGTGTTTGGGTTCCAGTAGTAGTGTTTATCATTGCTCTACTGCTGTGGTGGTTGGAGTGGCTTTCGAACAATGA
- a CDS encoding cytochrome c, class I, whose protein sequence is MLAVAVIGSTHIFALEVNEPRAKFNYQMFCQGCHVGDGSGHKGVPEIKDFIGNFLTFQEGREYLIRVPGSANSALDSYQLAELMNWMIVTYGGSSVPEKWAVYTTEEVEKYRQEPLYEVIDYRKKLVDFISENNK, encoded by the coding sequence GTGTTAGCAGTAGCCGTTATTGGGTCGACGCATATTTTTGCGCTTGAGGTGAATGAGCCGCGAGCTAAATTCAACTATCAAATGTTTTGCCAAGGCTGTCATGTTGGTGATGGTTCTGGACATAAAGGCGTGCCTGAAATCAAAGATTTCATTGGTAACTTTTTGACTTTTCAGGAGGGGAGAGAGTATTTGATCCGTGTGCCGGGATCAGCAAACTCTGCGCTTGATAGCTATCAATTAGCTGAGTTAATGAATTGGATGATTGTGACTTATGGTGGTAGTAGCGTGCCTGAGAAATGGGCTGTTTATACTACAGAAGAGGTCGAAAAATATAGGCAAGAACCTCTTTATGAAGTTATTGATTATAGGAAGAAGTTGGTCGATTTTATATCGGAAAATAATAAGTAA
- a CDS encoding c-type cytochrome has translation MKINKLLVMVLTVLLMAISGSVIASENIDKAVKACAACHGANGVSNNGQWPNLAGQKEQYLISQINAFRNGSRSDALMNASVQGLSDKQVAAIARYFSSLKREQNVPGDLALEGLNVRARCVSCHGMKGRTVNTEWPNLAGQKYEYVKKQLMDFKSGARKSPIMEVIANELNDEQIAAVADHYSKL, from the coding sequence ATGAAAATAAATAAGTTGTTGGTTATGGTGTTGACCGTTTTGTTAATGGCGATAAGTGGCTCAGTAATAGCCAGTGAAAATATCGATAAAGCGGTAAAGGCTTGTGCTGCATGTCATGGCGCTAATGGAGTGTCTAATAATGGCCAGTGGCCGAATCTGGCTGGTCAAAAAGAGCAATATTTAATTAGCCAAATCAATGCGTTCCGTAACGGTAGCAGAAGTGATGCCTTGATGAACGCAAGTGTTCAGGGCTTGTCAGATAAACAAGTCGCTGCGATTGCCCGATATTTTTCCTCGCTAAAGAGAGAGCAGAATGTCCCGGGTGACCTTGCTCTAGAGGGTCTCAATGTACGAGCCCGTTGTGTTTCATGCCATGGTATGAAAGGCCGTACGGTTAACACTGAATGGCCCAATTTAGCGGGTCAGAAGTATGAGTACGTTAAAAAACAGTTAATGGACTTTAAGTCGGGAGCTCGTAAAAGCCCCATTATGGAAGTGATTGCCAATGAACTAAATGATGAGCAGATTGCAGCCGTAGCCGATCACTATAGTAAATTATAA